One Microaerobacter geothermalis DNA window includes the following coding sequences:
- a CDS encoding NYN domain-containing protein — protein sequence MEQILIVDGYNIIGDWPHLRDIKQESLEDARDMLLKQMAEYQAFSGIKVYVVFDAHKVPGAGKSLKEFKVTIYYTKKDETADELIEKLVKKFSHRKREIYVATSDYLEQRIIFGSGALRKSARELLNEVEHTEREIHKKIQEINKEKRGWKRDFGEEIEKIFEKWRRGL from the coding sequence ATGGAACAAATATTAATCGTTGATGGGTATAATATCATCGGAGATTGGCCGCACCTGAGAGATATAAAACAGGAAAGTTTGGAAGATGCACGGGATATGCTGTTAAAGCAGATGGCTGAATATCAGGCCTTTTCTGGAATAAAGGTATATGTGGTATTTGATGCCCACAAGGTACCGGGGGCGGGAAAAAGTTTAAAAGAATTTAAAGTGACCATATATTATACAAAGAAGGATGAAACGGCAGATGAGTTGATTGAAAAATTGGTAAAGAAATTCTCTCACCGTAAGAGGGAGATCTACGTGGCTACATCCGATTATTTGGAACAGCGGATCATTTTTGGTTCAGGGGCTCTCCGAAAATCGGCTCGAGAGTTGTTGAATGAGGTAGAACATACGGAACGTGAAATTCACAAAAAAATACAAGAAATAAACAAAGAAAAGAGGGGTTGGAAAAGAGATTTTGGTGAAGAAATTGAGAAAATTTTCGAAAAATGGAGAAGGGGATTATAG
- the rlmB gene encoding 23S rRNA (guanosine(2251)-2'-O)-methyltransferase RlmB — protein MKDWIMGKNPVIEALKSNHPINKIWISEGSGKGQMQTVIQLAKERGIVVQAVPKRKLDQWSEGNNHQGVMASIAAYEYADFDALLEQVTAKETFPFFLILDEIADPHNLGSMIRTADVVGAHGVIIPKRRAVGLTSTVAKASAGAIQYVPVTRVTNIAQTLDRLKENGLWIVGADAGGDKDYREIDYNMPLALVIGSEGKGISQLNQKKCDILVRLPMKGHVNSLNASVAAAILMYEVFNKRSPLAIEGGTHGTNINR, from the coding sequence ATGAAAGATTGGATCATGGGAAAGAACCCGGTCATTGAAGCCCTTAAATCAAATCATCCAATAAATAAAATATGGATATCTGAGGGTTCAGGCAAAGGACAGATGCAAACCGTTATTCAATTAGCAAAAGAACGGGGAATTGTGGTTCAAGCAGTCCCCAAAAGAAAATTGGATCAGTGGTCAGAGGGAAATAATCATCAGGGAGTAATGGCTTCCATTGCCGCCTATGAATATGCAGATTTTGATGCGTTATTGGAACAGGTAACAGCAAAGGAAACCTTTCCATTCTTTTTGATCCTAGATGAAATTGCAGATCCTCATAACTTGGGATCTATGATCAGGACAGCTGATGTTGTAGGGGCACATGGAGTGATCATTCCAAAGAGAAGGGCCGTTGGGTTAACTTCAACGGTTGCAAAGGCCTCTGCCGGAGCCATACAATATGTTCCTGTCACACGGGTAACCAATATCGCTCAGACGTTGGATCGATTAAAGGAAAACGGGTTATGGATAGTGGGTGCCGATGCCGGAGGAGACAAAGATTATCGGGAGATCGACTATAACATGCCTTTAGCACTTGTTATTGGAAGTGAAGGGAAAGGGATTAGCCAATTGAATCAGAAAAAGTGTGATATTCTCGTGCGTCTTCCCATGAAGGGGCATGTCAATTCCCTTAACGCATCGGTTGCAGCAGCCATTCTGATGTATGAGGTTTTTAACAAAAGATCCCCTCTGGCAATTGAAGGTGGTACCCATGGAACAAATATTAATCGTTGA
- a CDS encoding Mini-ribonuclease 3 produces MHIEIDRHPSQLHPLVLAYIGDAVYEVLVRQKVASLGILKPERLHKAATNYVSAKGQAYILSFLYDELTEEEKEVVRRGRNTKSKTSPKNTDILLYRHSTGFEALIGYLFLMKNEKRLMELIKKAFEIMEMRDLHERLDHGKEPGH; encoded by the coding sequence ATGCATATAGAAATAGACCGTCACCCTTCTCAATTGCATCCTTTGGTTTTAGCCTATATTGGTGATGCGGTTTATGAAGTTCTGGTCAGGCAGAAGGTTGCATCTTTGGGGATATTAAAGCCGGAGAGACTTCATAAAGCGGCTACCAACTATGTTTCGGCAAAGGGACAGGCCTACATTCTTTCTTTCCTTTACGATGAATTAACTGAGGAAGAAAAGGAAGTGGTCAGGCGGGGAAGAAATACCAAATCCAAAACAAGTCCCAAAAATACGGATATCTTGTTATATCGGCACAGCACCGGATTTGAAGCACTGATTGGCTACCTTTTTTTAATGAAGAATGAGAAACGGCTCATGGAATTAATAAAAAAAGCCTTTGAAATCATGGAAATGAGGGATTTGCATGAAAGATTGGATCATGGGAAAGAACCCGGTCATTGA
- the cysS gene encoding cysteine--tRNA ligase: MSIQLYNTLSRKKEKLIPLEPGRIKMYVCGPTVYSYIHIGNARPVIFFDVVRRYLKYRGYDVTYIQNFTDIDDKLIKASEEMGEPAPVIAEKFIKAYESDAKALGITPADVHPRVTEHMDEIIQFILKLIEKGVAYMADGDVYFDTTKFSEYGKLSHQNVEELQAGSRIEVNESKRSPLDFALWKKAKPGEICWESPWGKGRPGWHIECSAMSMKYLGETFDIHAGGYDLTFPHHENEIAQTESLTGKMMAKYWLHNGYININNEKMSKSLGNVIRVVDLLKQFEGEVIRFFMLSTHYRNPIQFSYDSLQQAKNGLERIKTGVSNLKHRIATAVNDPLENEMKEKIDEFRTRFIERMDDDFNTSDAIAILFDMVKESNIYLRQEQVHKETIQSYLHLFDELGEVLGFQWMKEESLLDRDIEKWIQERNEARKEKDYARADEIRDMLLAKGIVLEDTPHGVRWKRK; this comes from the coding sequence ATGAGCATACAACTGTATAACACCTTGAGCAGAAAAAAAGAAAAGCTGATACCATTGGAACCTGGTAGGATAAAGATGTATGTTTGCGGACCGACGGTCTACAGCTATATTCATATCGGAAATGCCAGACCCGTTATTTTTTTCGATGTGGTTAGAAGATATTTGAAATATCGGGGTTATGATGTAACCTATATTCAAAATTTTACAGATATCGATGATAAATTGATTAAAGCGTCTGAAGAAATGGGCGAGCCAGCACCTGTAATTGCCGAGAAATTTATAAAAGCCTACGAGTCAGATGCCAAGGCATTGGGAATTACTCCAGCCGATGTTCACCCCAGGGTGACGGAGCATATGGATGAGATCATTCAGTTTATTCTTAAACTAATAGAAAAAGGTGTTGCCTATATGGCTGACGGGGACGTTTATTTTGACACCACTAAATTCTCGGAGTATGGTAAGCTGTCTCATCAGAACGTCGAAGAGCTGCAGGCTGGTTCGCGGATCGAAGTGAACGAATCCAAAAGAAGTCCATTGGATTTTGCTTTATGGAAAAAAGCAAAACCCGGAGAGATCTGCTGGGAAAGTCCCTGGGGTAAGGGTCGGCCGGGTTGGCATATTGAATGCTCCGCTATGTCGATGAAATATCTTGGTGAAACCTTTGATATTCACGCTGGAGGCTATGATTTGACATTTCCCCATCATGAAAATGAAATTGCCCAAACAGAAAGCCTGACAGGAAAAATGATGGCCAAATACTGGCTCCACAATGGCTACATTAATATAAATAATGAAAAAATGTCTAAATCCCTTGGGAATGTCATCCGTGTCGTAGATCTTCTTAAACAATTTGAAGGGGAAGTGATTCGGTTTTTTATGCTTTCCACCCATTACCGAAATCCCATCCAGTTTAGCTATGATTCCCTTCAGCAGGCTAAAAACGGTTTGGAACGGATAAAGACAGGAGTGAGCAACCTAAAGCATCGTATCGCAACAGCTGTTAACGATCCTTTAGAAAACGAGATGAAGGAAAAAATTGATGAATTTCGCACCAGATTTATTGAAAGGATGGACGATGATTTTAATACATCAGACGCCATCGCCATTTTGTTTGACATGGTAAAAGAGAGCAATATTTACCTTAGACAGGAACAGGTTCATAAAGAGACGATCCAATCATATTTGCATCTGTTTGATGAGCTGGGAGAAGTGTTGGGATTTCAATGGATGAAAGAAGAGAGTCTTCTTGATCGAGACATTGAAAAGTGGATACAGGAAAGAAATGAAGCAAGAAAGGAAAAAGATTATGCAAGGGCCGATGAAATCAGGGATATGCTATTGGCTAAGGGAATTGTGTTAGAGGACACTCCGCATGGGGTTCGCTGGAAAAGAAAATAG
- the cysE gene encoding serine O-acetyltransferase, producing MSFWKTLKDDIDAVFDRDPAARSVFEVILTYSGLHAIWGYRLAHWLWKKKMYTLARVISQFVRFLTGIEIHPGATIGKRLFIDHGMGVVIGETCEIGDNVTLYQGVTLGGTGKEKGKRHPTIGNNVIIASGAKVLGSFKIGDHSKIGAGAVVLQEVPPNSTVVGIKGRIVIQDGVKVNDLDHVNLPDPVADMLRSMQKEIDELKGEVAKLKKGAKKDEHTTV from the coding sequence ATGTCTTTTTGGAAAACTTTAAAGGATGACATCGATGCGGTATTTGACAGGGATCCTGCAGCTCGAAGCGTATTTGAAGTGATTCTAACTTATTCCGGACTTCATGCCATTTGGGGATATCGGCTGGCCCATTGGCTCTGGAAGAAAAAAATGTATACTTTGGCTCGGGTGATTTCCCAATTTGTTCGGTTTTTGACGGGGATAGAAATTCATCCCGGTGCAACCATCGGGAAAAGATTATTTATTGACCATGGGATGGGAGTAGTCATTGGAGAAACCTGTGAAATTGGAGATAATGTCACTCTCTATCAAGGGGTTACCCTTGGCGGTACGGGCAAAGAGAAGGGGAAAAGGCACCCGACCATCGGAAATAATGTGATTATCGCCTCAGGGGCAAAAGTATTGGGATCATTTAAAATCGGAGATCATTCCAAAATTGGGGCCGGTGCTGTTGTGTTGCAAGAAGTCCCGCCAAACTCCACGGTGGTGGGAATCAAAGGAAGGATTGTCATTCAGGATGGAGTGAAAGTGAACGATTTAGACCATGTGAATCTCCCGGACCCTGTGGCTGACATGCTTCGGTCCATGCAAAAGGAAATTGATGAATTAAAAGGTGAAGTCGCCAAGTTAAAGAAAGGGGCTAAAAAGGATGAGCATACAACTGTATAA
- the gltX gene encoding glutamate--tRNA ligase: MAAEVRVRFAPSPTGHLHIGGARSAVFNYLFARNRNGKFIIRIEDTDQKRNVDEAAEKLLESMRWLGVEWDEGVDVGGDYGPYRSMERLHLYQPYVDQLLSSKRAYPCYCTEEELNAEREEQKARGEVPKYSGKCRFLTKEQIEGFKKEGRTPSIRFRVEEGKEYVVHDLIRGDVRFDSDGIGDFVILRPNGSPTYNFAVTIDDHLMKITHVIRGEEHLSNTPRQMMIYEALGLEMPQFAHVSLILNQDRQKMSKRDESIIQFVEQYRELGYLPEALLNFITLLGWSPEGEEEIFSKEQLIQLFSLERVSKSPSVFDIDKLKWMNNVYMKQAPLPVVVEASLPHLIKAGFVQKNLTEKEKEWTEQLIALYQEQMHYGAEIVSLASLFFKEEVEYEPEGLEILKNEQVPVVLRVFIEHLNPLADWSADEIKVALKKVQKETGFKGKALFMPVRVAATGQVHGRDLALTLYLLGKEKVVSRLQNVVNHYNEIVK, translated from the coding sequence ATGGCAGCAGAAGTCCGGGTACGTTTCGCCCCTAGTCCAACAGGACATTTACATATTGGAGGAGCAAGATCAGCCGTATTTAATTATTTATTTGCCAGAAATAGAAATGGAAAATTTATTATTCGTATTGAAGATACGGATCAAAAAAGAAATGTTGATGAGGCGGCTGAGAAACTTCTCGAAAGTATGAGATGGCTGGGAGTAGAATGGGACGAAGGCGTTGATGTAGGGGGGGATTACGGTCCTTACCGCTCCATGGAGCGCCTTCATCTTTATCAGCCCTATGTTGATCAGCTGTTATCAAGCAAAAGGGCTTATCCCTGTTACTGTACGGAGGAGGAGCTGAATGCCGAACGGGAAGAACAAAAAGCAAGGGGAGAAGTGCCGAAGTATTCAGGGAAATGCAGATTTTTGACTAAGGAACAAATTGAGGGTTTTAAAAAGGAAGGACGAACTCCATCCATCCGCTTTAGGGTTGAAGAAGGGAAGGAATATGTTGTTCATGACCTGATTCGCGGGGATGTTCGATTTGATTCCGACGGAATCGGCGATTTTGTGATTTTACGGCCCAATGGTTCCCCCACCTATAATTTTGCAGTAACCATCGATGATCATTTGATGAAAATAACCCATGTCATCCGTGGAGAGGAACATCTTTCCAATACGCCAAGACAGATGATGATTTATGAGGCTTTGGGATTGGAAATGCCACAGTTTGCCCATGTTTCATTAATATTAAATCAGGACAGGCAAAAAATGAGCAAGAGAGATGAATCCATCATTCAATTTGTGGAACAGTATCGTGAACTTGGATACTTGCCTGAAGCCCTGCTTAATTTTATTACTCTATTGGGATGGTCCCCTGAAGGGGAAGAAGAAATCTTTAGCAAAGAACAATTGATTCAGCTTTTCTCGTTGGAGCGTGTATCTAAAAGCCCTTCTGTATTTGATATAGATAAATTAAAATGGATGAATAATGTTTACATGAAACAAGCTCCATTGCCTGTTGTCGTTGAGGCATCCCTTCCACATTTGATAAAAGCAGGTTTTGTTCAGAAGAACTTGACTGAAAAGGAAAAGGAGTGGACCGAACAATTAATTGCTTTATACCAGGAACAAATGCACTATGGTGCTGAAATCGTATCCCTTGCTTCCCTGTTCTTTAAGGAAGAGGTGGAATATGAACCGGAAGGTCTGGAAATTCTGAAGAATGAACAGGTTCCCGTCGTTCTCCGTGTATTTATTGAACATCTCAATCCATTAGCCGATTGGAGTGCTGATGAGATCAAAGTTGCGTTAAAGAAAGTTCAAAAAGAGACGGGATTTAAAGGAAAAGCTTTGTTTATGCCAGTAAGAGTAGCGGCAACAGGGCAGGTTCATGGGCGGGATCTTGCATTGACTTTATATCTATTGGGAAAAGAAAAGGTGGTTTCCCGTTTACAAAACGTTGTGAATCATTATAATGAAATAGTAAAATAG